In one window of Oryza sativa Japonica Group chromosome 9, ASM3414082v1 DNA:
- the LOC4346983 gene encoding uncharacterized protein, producing MSAAAAADVVHSGGCHCGRVRWRAEAPASVVVWICNCSDCAMRGNAHFVVPASKFTLAAGAGESLTTYTFGTHTAKHTFCRVCGITSFYTPRSNPDGVAVTAACVDPGTLAHVEYRHADGRNWEKWFSRSDISDFSKPKAPPPPPPSKT from the coding sequence atgagcgcggcggcggcggcggacgtggTGCACAGCGGCGGCTGCCACTGCGGGCGGGTGCGGTGGCGGGCGGAGGCGCCGGCGAGCGTGGTGGTGTGGATCTGCAACTGCTCCGACTGCGCCATGCGCGGGAACGCCCACTTCGTCGTCCCGGCCTCCAAGttcaccctcgccgccggcgccggcgagtcCCTCACCACCTACACCTTCGGCACCCACACGGCGAAGCACACGTTCTGCAGGGTCTGCGGCATCACCTCCTTCTACACCCCGCGGTCCAACCCCGAcggcgtcgccgtcaccgccgcctgcGTCGACCCGGGCACCCTGGCGCACGTCGAGTACAGGCACGCCGACGGGAGGAACTGGGAGAAGTGGTTCTCCAGGAGCGACATCTCCGACTTCTCCAAGCccaaggcgccgccgccgccgccgccgagtaaGACCTAG